A genome region from Proteus vulgaris includes the following:
- a CDS encoding Gfo/Idh/MocA family protein gives MLIENIQPDTLIIALPHNLYYEILKYCSKYPLKIIKEKPFALNLTQAKLFSDFSRGNNFKIFTVCQKRYTPSYELLKKEMDKSGDKISQIMINYIISSKNPNSNWRSEFLTSGGGVWLDMGYHVVDIINYLLNGEKITINYAKLINSSEGEYNVDDIAFAEFECAGVTIFANISCVGMEKTEDIIAYGRNRIFHANKEGVTIKNKKQKVINFYKSEPISPFIRMYQSFLFDGGEAGFEKNLNNSISIMHVLEQAVKKSNFNRTI, from the coding sequence ATGCTAATAGAGAATATTCAACCTGATACGTTGATTATTGCTTTACCTCATAATTTATATTATGAAATATTAAAATATTGTAGTAAATACCCTTTGAAAATAATAAAAGAAAAACCATTCGCGCTTAATTTAACGCAAGCGAAATTATTTAGTGACTTTTCTCGTGGAAATAATTTTAAAATATTTACAGTTTGTCAAAAGAGATATACACCATCTTATGAATTACTTAAAAAAGAAATGGATAAGTCAGGCGATAAAATTTCTCAAATAATGATTAATTATATCATTTCAAGTAAAAATCCTAATTCAAATTGGAGAAGCGAATTTTTAACCTCTGGCGGTGGCGTTTGGTTAGATATGGGATATCATGTTGTTGATATTATAAATTATTTATTGAATGGTGAGAAGATTACTATTAATTATGCAAAATTAATAAACTCATCAGAAGGAGAATATAACGTTGATGATATTGCTTTTGCTGAGTTTGAATGTGCTGGGGTAACTATTTTTGCCAATATTTCATGTGTAGGAATGGAAAAAACTGAAGATATTATTGCCTATGGGAGAAATAGAATATTTCATGCCAATAAAGAAGGTGTCACTATTAAAAATAAAAAACAAAAGGTAATTAATTTTTATAAATCAGAACCAATATCACCTTTTATCAGGATGTATCAAAGTTTTCTTTTTGATGGTGGTGAGGCAGGTTTTGAAAAAAATTTAAATAATTCAATA